In Nostoc sp. UHCC 0926, a single genomic region encodes these proteins:
- a CDS encoding ATP-binding cassette domain-containing protein, whose translation MTTITPSADLGDSLSHPKIGAEVIQVEGLSKRYGKLVAVKGIDFAVQRGEIFGLIGPDGAGKTTTFHILGGVMEASAGNIQILGKPPRDARLSIGYLTQQFSLYLDLSIDENLRYTAGLREVPEQQFFGRRQKYLRLMSLDKFGDRLAGRLSGGMKQKLALCCALISQPEILLLDEPTTGVDPVSRREFWDVLAAIAAEGVTVVVATPYLDEAERCDRIALMYEGEIQQIGTLSQLRESLGLQRLEVRTQHIEAAERVLHEATNNKHTSIVDVQTFGDRLDVLVKDAAVGTAAVQTIFTQQRLQLDSIQTTDATLENVFVSRLRAAGNDPEFMAFPSTKKGTEDRRISNFSSIAIGANKIRKVFGDFQAVKSVDLEVSYGEIYGLLGANGAGKTTTIKILCGLLEPTSGKISLAGQTQNLRSRAVRQRIGYMSQKFTLYDDLTIIQNLEFYCGVYGVPSRLRRTKIDWVLATCGLVGRENMLTGQLPGGWKQRVAFGASVMHEPEILFLDEPTSGVDPLARRQFWRLINEFARAGTAVLVTTHYLEEAEQCNRMGFMVAGEVVTQGSPSQIKAAQPGQLVEVVTDKTQDASNLLKTQLAPWRVSIFGDRLHLVLDHPDSDIPYIRSILQTQKINIRSLRPIPFSLEDAFIGIVQRTQEEEREVGGELTTKDK comes from the coding sequence ATGACTACCATCACGCCATCTGCTGATTTGGGCGATTCACTAAGTCATCCCAAAATTGGTGCAGAAGTAATTCAGGTAGAAGGTTTGTCCAAACGTTATGGAAAATTAGTCGCGGTTAAGGGAATAGATTTTGCTGTCCAACGGGGAGAAATCTTTGGCTTAATTGGCCCTGATGGTGCGGGAAAAACAACCACCTTCCATATTTTGGGTGGGGTCATGGAAGCATCTGCTGGCAATATCCAGATTTTAGGCAAACCACCCCGCGATGCTCGTTTATCTATTGGTTATTTGACACAGCAATTCTCATTGTATCTCGACTTGAGCATTGATGAAAATCTGCGTTACACTGCGGGATTGCGGGAAGTTCCCGAACAGCAATTCTTTGGGCGTCGTCAGAAATATCTGCGATTAATGAGTTTGGATAAATTTGGCGATCGCTTGGCTGGTCGCCTCTCCGGTGGGATGAAGCAGAAATTAGCTCTGTGCTGTGCCTTGATTTCCCAACCCGAAATTCTACTGTTGGATGAGCCAACTACAGGAGTTGACCCGGTATCTCGGCGAGAATTTTGGGATGTTCTCGCCGCCATTGCCGCAGAGGGAGTGACAGTAGTTGTGGCGACACCTTATTTAGATGAAGCCGAAAGGTGCGATCGCATTGCTTTAATGTATGAAGGCGAAATTCAGCAAATTGGCACCCTTTCTCAGTTGCGAGAGAGTCTGGGTTTACAGCGTTTGGAAGTTCGGACTCAGCACATTGAAGCAGCTGAACGAGTATTACATGAGGCGACAAATAACAAACACACATCAATTGTTGATGTGCAAACCTTTGGCGATCGCCTGGATGTGCTAGTTAAAGATGCCGCAGTCGGTACAGCGGCAGTTCAAACAATTTTCACTCAGCAGCGGCTACAACTTGACAGCATTCAAACTACTGACGCTACCTTAGAGAACGTTTTTGTTTCCCGTCTGCGTGCAGCTGGCAATGACCCAGAATTTATGGCTTTTCCCAGTACAAAAAAAGGGACTGAGGACAGAAGAATTTCCAATTTTTCATCGATTGCTATTGGTGCAAATAAAATAAGAAAGGTGTTTGGCGACTTCCAGGCAGTTAAGAGTGTAGATTTGGAAGTTAGCTATGGTGAAATTTACGGTTTGTTAGGAGCGAATGGTGCGGGAAAGACAACTACGATTAAGATTCTCTGTGGTCTTTTAGAACCAACATCCGGGAAAATTTCCTTAGCTGGACAAACTCAGAATCTGCGTAGTAGGGCTGTGCGCCAACGCATCGGTTATATGAGCCAAAAATTCACCCTCTACGATGATTTGACTATTATCCAGAATCTGGAATTTTACTGTGGAGTTTATGGTGTGCCAAGTCGATTACGCCGCACCAAAATTGACTGGGTACTTGCCACCTGTGGTTTAGTTGGCAGAGAAAATATGCTTACAGGACAACTACCAGGAGGATGGAAGCAACGGGTAGCTTTTGGCGCTTCAGTGATGCACGAGCCAGAAATTTTGTTTTTAGATGAACCGACATCAGGAGTAGACCCCTTAGCACGTCGTCAGTTCTGGCGATTGATTAATGAGTTTGCCAGAGCAGGTACAGCAGTACTGGTGACTACCCATTATTTAGAAGAAGCAGAACAATGTAACAGGATGGGGTTTATGGTGGCGGGTGAAGTGGTGACACAGGGTTCGCCGAGTCAGATTAAAGCTGCTCAACCCGGTCAACTGGTGGAGGTTGTAACCGATAAAACCCAAGATGCCTCTAATTTACTCAAAACTCAGTTGGCACCGTGGCGAGTATCAATTTTTGGCGATCGCTTACACCTTGTTCTCGATCATCCAGACTCAGATATTCCCTATATCCGCTCAATTTTACAAACACAGAAGATTAATATTCGCTCTCTGCGACCTATTCCCTTTTCTCTCGAAGATGCATTTATTGGTATTGTACAACGGACTCAAGAAGAGGAAAGGGAGGTAGGGGGAGAATTAACAACTAAGGACAAATGA